The following are encoded together in the Clostridium sp. BJN0013 genome:
- a CDS encoding asparagine synthase, whose translation MKVRRGAIPTFLGTAVTATGAALTAMEIVPLVAAGAVGFGLAHIVLGGIEMSRHKKNMTKRMD comes from the coding sequence ATGAAAGTTCGCAGAGGAGCAATTCCAACCTTTCTGGGAACAGCAGTTACAGCTACTGGAGCTGCTTTAACAGCTATGGAAATAGTACCGTTGGTTGCTGCTGGAGCAGTTGGTTTTGGATTAGCACATATAGTTCTTGGAGGAATAGAGATGAGCAGACATAAAAAGAATATGACAAAAAGGATGGATTAG
- a CDS encoding HMA2 domain-containing protein, which yields MINLNYNRIKIISSLPGRLRANVSDLFRNDKIAFNIKIILIRSKGIFSVKPSKVTGNVLINYDTAHISENEIIIILDGCLNIKDKLEIAGDVNNGSLYKIIFHTLNPLSLFGKKRGKEIYENEYISSKKIINISLIMSGITLLVTNSISKAFSVLILGYPGILFSIALVSYYYASSKLKYNGIYFKDYHYIYSMGNMNTLLIDSSLFLNEFYKHNSSLSHLDRMNFEKLVILRQLENPVSDRMKSIIEDIRLLGINNISIIGNCKNVVINYISYYLGIDILDYEVLKYNANYDFNNKTKGKKAFLVTNEFLEEFEEYLYHDLVICVYKNYATMMDMLKGNINFECNHMDKLPSIIELSYFCSEIDVQTKNVAVTLNIIGMLLSIMDYLNPLKTIIFYSFNILISILTLKFRLKLYNIEKK from the coding sequence ATGATCAATTTAAATTATAACAGGATAAAAATTATATCCTCCTTACCGGGAAGGCTTAGAGCTAATGTATCTGATCTCTTTAGAAATGATAAAATAGCATTTAATATAAAAATTATACTGATCAGATCAAAGGGTATATTTTCTGTTAAACCAAGTAAAGTGACTGGAAATGTTCTTATTAATTATGATACTGCCCATATATCTGAAAATGAAATTATAATTATTTTAGACGGATGTTTGAATATTAAAGATAAATTAGAGATTGCTGGAGATGTAAATAATGGTTCATTATATAAAATAATATTCCATACATTAAATCCTCTATCATTATTCGGAAAAAAACGAGGTAAAGAAATATATGAAAATGAATATATAAGTTCTAAGAAAATAATAAATATTTCATTAATTATGTCAGGTATTACGCTTTTAGTTACTAATAGTATATCTAAAGCTTTTTCAGTGCTTATTTTAGGCTATCCAGGAATTTTATTTTCTATAGCTTTAGTTTCATATTATTATGCATCATCCAAGCTAAAATATAATGGTATATATTTTAAAGATTACCATTATATTTATTCAATGGGCAATATGAATACTTTATTGATAGATAGCAGCTTATTTTTAAATGAGTTTTATAAGCACAATAGCTCATTATCACATTTAGACAGAATGAATTTTGAGAAACTTGTAATATTAAGGCAATTAGAGAATCCTGTTTCTGATAGAATGAAATCAATTATAGAAGATATACGCTTGTTAGGAATTAACAATATATCCATAATTGGAAATTGTAAAAATGTTGTTATAAACTATATTAGTTATTATTTAGGAATAGATATATTAGATTATGAGGTTTTGAAATATAATGCTAACTATGATTTTAATAATAAAACAAAAGGAAAAAAAGCTTTTCTGGTTACAAATGAATTTTTAGAGGAGTTTGAGGAATATTTATACCATGATCTGGTTATATGTGTATATAAGAATTATGCTACTATGATGGATATGTTAAAAGGTAATATTAACTTTGAATGTAATCATATGGATAAGTTACCTTCAATAATAGAACTAAGTTATTTTTGCAGTGAAATAGATGTTCAAACTAAGAATGTTGCTGTAACACTGAATATAATTGGAATGTTACTATCAATTATGGATTATTTAAATCCATTAAAAACTATAATATTTTATAGTTTTAATATTTTGATTTCAATTTTAACTTTAAAATTTAGATTAAAACTTTATAATATCGAAAAAAAATAA
- a CDS encoding HAD-IC family P-type ATPase gives MFNNRANIKKLDDHILYKRIRIPVKSVYRNENMSKKITNFIMSIKGVAEAKANPITGKVLIIFDENMVSESHIESQINIYIRKSKIKYNSNVIRINRTDGEMSESIAFEDIRTPPSGKNTPVDGLTMWHTMDKSQIENILKTNFQSGLTNKTAKEKIKELGLNVLSEKKKSSLLSKFMKNLNEFSIKLFLGVSAISFFLGQIPDAIAVLGIVLIETILGTAQQYKAEKSLYSLKDMIVHKTRVLRNGKERYINAKHLVSGDVILLEAGDKIPADARIIECNDLKTTEASLTGESTAVVKSVDTCNKYTELGSRHNMLFMGTDVICGRGKAVVVATGMNTEIGKIEAILQNIKSEATPLQLKIQNFTTKLTKICLISCAVIGFGALLAGRSLAQVLTMSVSFSMGALPESLPAIVTVSMALGVQRMSKHNAIVRRLNSIETLGSTNVICCDKTGTLTMNEMTVKRIYTDKCLYDVTGSGYSPKGEINLIEGDPTKKTSLEKLLTAGVVCNNASLVNKENKWIIERDPTEGALITAAHKLDLDEYAIRGVNQRLKEIPFDSCRRFMTVVVENPDEKIAYCKGSLDCIIEKCKTIYDDGVERLLTSTDKEKLLSVCDEMGENALRVLAFAYKKVGNRSSEDIDNNFVFLGLVGMEDPPREGVEKCIQKCHNAGIKVVMITGDHKNTASAIGRELGLLTDGLVISGNELENMTEEELDSKIQKIQIFARTSPQQKHRIVKAFKRFGYVVAMAGDGVNDAPAIKEANVGIAMGSNGSDVAKDVASITLVDDDFCTIVNAIEEGRTVNNNIKNSMRYLLAGSIGEVIAIALASTVGGILPLISIQILWINVISESILGSTLATEPSSEEVMDNPPVKRYEPLIDKKLGSQIVRRGIGIGLTTFAIFEGSILLGAGLNKARTLAFSSLVCSQLANVYDCRRNKSKLPNRCTSIATASSIAMLLGTIYIPFLNPYFGTQALTLMDWGAVAGVTMLSRI, from the coding sequence ATGTTTAACAATAGGGCAAATATCAAAAAATTAGATGACCACATTTTATATAAAAGGATAAGAATACCTGTCAAATCTGTATACAGAAATGAAAACATGTCAAAAAAAATAACTAATTTCATTATGTCTATTAAAGGAGTAGCTGAAGCAAAAGCTAATCCCATAACAGGCAAAGTACTTATAATATTTGATGAAAACATGGTATCAGAAAGCCATATAGAAAGCCAAATTAACATTTATATAAGAAAGTCAAAAATAAAATATAACTCTAATGTAATCAGAATCAATAGAACTGATGGAGAAATGTCAGAGTCTATTGCCTTTGAAGATATTAGAACTCCCCCATCGGGCAAAAATACACCAGTTGACGGCTTAACAATGTGGCATACTATGGATAAAAGCCAAATAGAAAATATACTTAAAACAAATTTCCAATCTGGTTTAACCAATAAAACTGCAAAAGAAAAGATTAAAGAATTAGGCTTAAATGTTCTATCAGAAAAAAAGAAAAGTTCTTTACTATCTAAATTTATGAAAAATTTAAATGAATTTTCAATAAAGTTATTTTTAGGTGTTAGTGCTATTTCATTTTTTTTAGGCCAAATACCTGATGCCATAGCTGTACTTGGTATAGTACTTATAGAAACCATACTTGGAACAGCCCAGCAATATAAGGCAGAAAAATCCTTATATTCTTTAAAAGATATGATTGTACATAAAACTAGGGTACTCAGAAATGGTAAAGAGAGATATATAAATGCTAAACATTTAGTATCTGGTGATGTTATCCTACTGGAAGCAGGAGACAAAATTCCTGCTGATGCCAGGATAATTGAATGTAATGATTTAAAAACTACAGAAGCTTCACTAACTGGCGAATCCACTGCTGTAGTTAAGTCCGTAGATACCTGTAATAAATATACTGAACTGGGAAGTAGACATAATATGTTATTTATGGGTACTGATGTAATATGTGGAAGAGGAAAAGCAGTTGTAGTAGCTACAGGAATGAATACTGAAATTGGGAAAATTGAAGCAATACTTCAAAACATAAAATCGGAGGCTACTCCTCTCCAATTAAAAATACAAAATTTCACTACAAAATTAACTAAGATATGTTTAATTTCCTGTGCTGTTATCGGTTTTGGCGCACTGCTGGCAGGCAGAAGTTTGGCTCAAGTATTAACCATGTCCGTAAGCTTCTCCATGGGGGCATTGCCTGAAAGTCTTCCAGCTATTGTAACTGTTTCAATGGCCCTGGGAGTACAGAGAATGAGCAAGCACAATGCAATTGTAAGAAGGTTAAATTCAATAGAAACTTTAGGCTCTACTAATGTAATTTGCTGTGATAAAACAGGAACACTCACCATGAATGAGATGACAGTAAAGAGAATTTATACAGATAAATGTTTATACGATGTAACCGGTTCAGGATATAGTCCAAAAGGAGAAATTAATCTTATTGAAGGTGACCCAACAAAAAAGACTAGTTTAGAAAAATTGTTAACTGCAGGAGTAGTTTGTAATAATGCTTCTTTAGTAAATAAAGAAAATAAATGGATCATAGAAAGAGATCCAACAGAAGGAGCACTAATAACCGCTGCACATAAGCTGGACTTAGATGAATATGCAATAAGAGGAGTCAATCAACGACTAAAAGAAATTCCTTTTGACAGCTGTAGACGGTTTATGACAGTAGTAGTGGAAAACCCAGATGAAAAAATAGCATATTGTAAAGGCTCTTTAGATTGCATTATAGAAAAGTGTAAAACAATATATGATGATGGAGTTGAAAGATTGCTAACATCAACGGATAAAGAAAAATTATTATCTGTATGTGATGAAATGGGTGAAAATGCTCTTAGAGTTTTAGCTTTTGCATACAAAAAAGTAGGTAATAGATCTTCTGAAGATATTGATAATAATTTCGTCTTTCTCGGGCTGGTAGGAATGGAAGATCCTCCAAGGGAAGGCGTTGAAAAGTGCATACAAAAATGTCATAATGCCGGAATTAAAGTTGTAATGATTACGGGGGATCATAAAAATACTGCATCTGCTATAGGGAGAGAACTGGGTCTATTAACCGACGGATTGGTCATATCAGGAAATGAACTGGAGAATATGACTGAGGAAGAACTAGATTCTAAAATTCAAAAAATACAAATTTTTGCCAGAACATCACCACAGCAAAAACATAGAATTGTAAAGGCTTTCAAGCGTTTTGGATATGTGGTTGCCATGGCCGGTGACGGAGTAAATGATGCGCCAGCCATAAAAGAAGCCAATGTAGGTATAGCCATGGGAAGCAATGGAAGTGATGTGGCAAAAGACGTTGCATCTATAACCCTTGTTGATGATGATTTTTGTACTATAGTAAACGCTATTGAAGAAGGAAGAACTGTAAATAACAATATAAAAAATTCAATGAGATATTTATTGGCAGGCAGCATAGGTGAAGTAATAGCTATTGCATTAGCTTCAACTGTAGGAGGAATTTTGCCACTTATATCCATACAAATATTATGGATAAATGTAATTTCAGAAAGTATTCTAGGTTCTACACTGGCAACAGAACCCTCCAGTGAAGAAGTTATGGATAATCCACCTGTAAAAAGATATGAACCATTAATTGATAAGAAACTAGGATCACAGATTGTTAGAAGAGGTATTGGAATAGGTTTAACCACTTTCGCAATATTTGAAGGTTCCATATTATTAGGTGCTGGATTAAATAAGGCAAGAACTTTAGCCTTTTCCAGTTTAGTATGTTCTCAGCTTGCTAATGTTTATGATTGTAGAAGAAATAAATCAAAGTTGCCTAATAGGTGTACTAGTATTGCAACTGCTTCTTCTATAGCTATGTTGTTGGGTACCATATACATACCATTTTTAAATCCTTACTTTGGAACCCAAGCTCTTACTCTAATGGATTGGGGGGCTGTAGCTGGAGTAACTATGCTTAGCAGAATATAA
- a CDS encoding HAD-IC family P-type ATPase, with amino-acid sequence MKEVNILPGRIRFKTNKIYRNKVLAKYTDIYIGNIYGVKYSNVSCNTGSILIVYDEAKTNMKLIKHSIEQVLSSKINYDSKSLDSYNSYYEIKQKTNKVKAKLVWSGLVYLLFRIKNSIFGKSFIGSSIRALGTASVITIVAGYPFLKNVYKKFTKHIYLNSEFILKLAAMCLTVLRESTEGLLLIALIDFNNYIKLSADLKCQKLLKHNMVTPPNTAWIITSTGDEILTSIHSVQLNDIIYIHKGELVPVEGEVLDGSSFISNFYRTGQPTVFPISKGNTVYQGTVVLSGNLKVRITKIPQVLNKDDISFEQLNLNKRVVKFQDRIVVIAALLGITCYIFTRDILNVLSIILVLCPESSELALNTGIKNYIHLLSKYNIYLRNPNTFEKIIDTNSIVFDKTGTLTYGNMEIIDIQSFDKNYTDEAILKICSSCEAPNYHPISNTFKSQLQKSHNIDKMQAAEDSLVENVKNSILIPSKGVKAVYNNHTVLIGNDEFFMENNIALDEVLDKYLHYKNKLYTPILISLDGKLTGIIIMRESIRHSSYELIPKIKLKGITNLSLLTSDSYDRGKYVSDILDINNIYGDCNDEEKLKIIEKQKIYNTVMMVGDGLNDVSAMRAADVSVSFADSFCDQIKLNSDCIIFEDNMVRLNDLITLSKSSYKIIDMNIKIANLYNITFGALALMGGFSVFAAKSINTINSILVLILNERIKWIFLKT; translated from the coding sequence TTGAAAGAAGTAAATATATTACCTGGGCGTATTAGATTTAAAACTAATAAAATCTATAGAAACAAAGTATTAGCTAAATATACGGATATATATATTGGAAATATATATGGAGTAAAATATAGTAATGTAAGCTGTAATACTGGAAGTATTCTTATAGTATATGATGAAGCAAAGACAAATATGAAATTAATTAAACATAGTATAGAACAAGTTTTATCATCTAAAATAAATTATGATTCTAAAAGTCTGGATTCTTATAATTCATATTATGAGATTAAGCAAAAAACAAATAAAGTTAAGGCTAAACTTGTATGGTCTGGTTTAGTCTATTTGTTATTTAGAATCAAAAATTCTATATTTGGGAAATCTTTCATTGGCAGCAGTATAAGGGCATTAGGGACAGCTTCTGTAATTACTATTGTAGCGGGATATCCTTTTCTTAAAAATGTTTATAAGAAGTTTACAAAACATATTTATTTAAATTCAGAATTCATCTTAAAATTAGCGGCTATGTGTCTTACTGTTTTAAGAGAAAGTACAGAAGGTTTATTATTAATTGCTTTAATTGATTTTAACAATTACATAAAATTATCTGCTGACTTAAAATGTCAGAAATTATTAAAACATAATATGGTTACCCCTCCTAATACCGCATGGATTATCACAAGTACTGGTGATGAGATATTAACTTCAATTCATTCAGTACAGTTAAACGATATTATATATATCCACAAGGGTGAACTAGTTCCAGTGGAAGGAGAAGTTTTAGATGGCAGTAGTTTCATTAGCAATTTTTATCGCACAGGCCAACCCACTGTATTTCCTATAAGTAAAGGAAATACAGTATACCAGGGTACTGTAGTTTTATCTGGTAATTTAAAAGTTCGCATAACAAAAATTCCTCAGGTGTTAAATAAAGATGATATCTCTTTTGAACAATTAAATTTAAATAAGAGAGTAGTTAAATTTCAAGATAGAATTGTAGTTATTGCTGCTTTATTAGGAATTACATGTTATATATTTACAAGAGATATATTGAATGTTTTATCAATAATATTGGTCTTGTGCCCTGAATCATCTGAATTAGCTTTAAATACTGGAATAAAAAATTATATTCATTTATTGAGTAAGTATAATATATACCTTAGAAATCCCAACACCTTTGAGAAAATTATAGATACTAACAGTATAGTTTTCGATAAAACAGGTACATTAACTTATGGAAATATGGAGATTATAGATATACAGTCTTTTGATAAAAACTATACTGATGAAGCTATACTTAAAATATGTTCATCCTGTGAAGCACCTAATTATCATCCTATATCTAACACTTTCAAAAGTCAGTTACAAAAATCACATAATATAGATAAAATGCAGGCAGCTGAGGATTCCTTAGTAGAAAATGTAAAAAATTCCATATTGATACCGTCAAAAGGAGTAAAAGCCGTATACAATAATCATACAGTTCTAATAGGAAATGATGAATTTTTCATGGAAAATAACATAGCTTTAGATGAAGTACTAGATAAATACTTACATTATAAAAATAAGCTATACACGCCTATTCTCATCAGCTTAGATGGCAAACTTACAGGCATAATCATAATGCGGGAAAGTATACGGCATAGTTCTTACGAATTAATTCCTAAGATTAAACTTAAGGGGATAACAAATTTATCTTTATTGACAAGTGATAGTTATGACAGAGGTAAATATGTTTCTGATATATTAGATATAAATAATATCTATGGTGATTGTAATGATGAAGAAAAGCTAAAGATTATAGAAAAGCAGAAAATATATAATACAGTTATGATGGTAGGAGATGGTTTAAATGATGTATCTGCAATGAGGGCTGCAGATGTAAGTGTGAGCTTTGCAGATTCATTCTGTGATCAAATCAAGTTAAATTCAGATTGTATAATATTTGAAGATAATATGGTTAGATTGAATGATTTAATTACGTTGTCTAAAAGTTCTTATAAAATAATAGATATGAATATTAAAATAGCAAATTTATATAATATTACGTTTGGTGCTCTTGCATTAATGGGAGGATTCAGTGTATTTGCTGCGAAATCAATAAATACAATAAATTCCATTTTAGTTTTAATTCTTAATGAAAGAATTAAATGGATTTTTCTCAAAACTTAA